One genomic segment of Prochlorococcus marinus str. MIT 0919 includes these proteins:
- the nadC gene encoding carboxylating nicotinate-nucleotide diphosphorylase: MHLETPAIHHLIDHWLKEDLGRGDLTLVAINEKIVTAKWIAKQSGVFCSGPLVRKIFERLNTEVEVQLLISEGEQFQNGQKILDITGPASVLLAGERTALNIAMHLSGIATATAKLASELKGTGVRLADTRKTTPGLRVLEKYAIRCGGGVNHRMGLDDAAMLKENHIAWSNGIGNSIKALRSQIPWTAKIIVEVETAQQAEESIIEGADGILIDEMSPEDLNHLVPRLRKLSKDLTNVRPSQIIIEASGINPSKIKDYALTGIDLISCSAPITKSTWIDFSMRFDDQTLNQ, translated from the coding sequence GTGCATTTGGAAACACCTGCTATTCATCATCTAATAGATCATTGGCTAAAGGAAGATCTTGGGAGGGGTGATCTAACACTGGTGGCCATTAATGAAAAGATTGTTACCGCCAAATGGATAGCAAAGCAAAGTGGTGTTTTTTGTAGTGGGCCTTTAGTCAGAAAAATATTTGAGCGGCTCAATACGGAAGTAGAAGTTCAATTACTCATATCAGAAGGCGAACAATTTCAAAATGGTCAAAAAATTTTAGATATTACTGGGCCAGCATCTGTACTATTAGCTGGTGAGCGAACAGCATTAAACATTGCTATGCATCTTTCAGGAATTGCAACAGCAACAGCAAAACTCGCCAGCGAACTCAAAGGGACCGGCGTGCGACTTGCTGACACTAGAAAAACCACTCCTGGACTGCGTGTCTTAGAGAAATATGCCATAAGATGCGGTGGCGGTGTAAATCACCGCATGGGGCTAGATGATGCAGCAATGCTCAAAGAAAATCACATTGCATGGAGCAATGGTATAGGCAATTCAATTAAAGCTCTCAGAAGTCAAATCCCATGGACAGCAAAAATTATCGTTGAAGTTGAGACTGCCCAGCAAGCTGAAGAATCAATTATAGAGGGTGCTGATGGAATATTGATAGATGAAATGTCGCCTGAAGATTTAAATCATCTAGTGCCGCGCTTGAGAAAATTATCTAAAGACCTAACTAACGTAAGACCTTCACAGATAATTATTGAAGCTTCAGGAATCAACCCATCTAAAATAAAAGATTATGCTCTAACAGGTATTGACCTAATATCTTGCAGTGCACCTATTACAAAAAGCACTTGGATTGATTTCAGTATGCGTTTCGATGATCAAACATTAAATCAATAA
- a CDS encoding pyridoxal phosphate-dependent aminotransferase, with amino-acid sequence MKLFESTFFKLPKPRPEIVNMEPYSAPLEGRRGMLRLDFNENTIGPSPKVIEAIHKLTSEEIAVYPEYNGLQKAVVNNINSSEFCKPIIPQQIGLFNGVDAAIHAIFHAYGDTRSQCITTTPTFGYYKPCASMQGMKILEFPYEGLEFQFPFNAIYQSLVELKPKIMMICNPNNPTGTILPAKQILDLAKASPQTLIVIDELYAAFLGDSVLPLVNFETSPNIVVLRSLSKTSGLAGLRIGFAIGKQEIIDYILRVTGPYDINSFAVAAAFAALNDQKYIDNYVKEVLKARVWIKDQLTSHNYRHHIKSGNYFLIWPKSNAAKVVSSLRDEKILVRSMQGKQLLDGSLRVSIGTTDQMKQFWETFLNSDSR; translated from the coding sequence ATGAAATTATTTGAATCCACTTTTTTTAAATTACCTAAGCCTCGTCCCGAGATAGTCAATATGGAGCCTTACTCTGCGCCACTAGAGGGTCGTAGAGGTATGCTCAGACTTGATTTCAATGAAAATACAATTGGTCCAAGTCCGAAAGTAATAGAAGCAATTCACAAATTGACTTCTGAAGAAATAGCCGTTTACCCCGAATACAATGGTCTACAAAAAGCTGTAGTTAATAACATAAACTCTTCAGAGTTTTGCAAACCAATCATCCCTCAACAAATTGGATTATTTAATGGTGTTGATGCAGCAATTCACGCCATATTTCATGCTTATGGGGATACAAGGAGTCAATGTATAACAACAACACCTACTTTTGGTTACTACAAGCCTTGTGCATCTATGCAAGGTATGAAAATTCTTGAATTTCCATACGAAGGTCTAGAGTTTCAATTTCCTTTTAATGCAATTTACCAATCACTAGTTGAATTAAAACCTAAAATAATGATGATATGCAATCCCAATAACCCTACAGGGACCATACTACCTGCGAAACAAATACTTGACCTTGCAAAGGCTTCTCCTCAAACATTAATAGTTATTGATGAACTTTATGCAGCTTTCTTAGGAGACAGTGTTTTACCACTAGTTAATTTTGAGACATCTCCAAACATTGTTGTACTGCGATCATTATCTAAAACTTCCGGTTTGGCAGGCTTGCGAATAGGTTTCGCTATTGGCAAGCAAGAAATTATAGATTATATCCTCCGTGTAACAGGTCCTTATGATATCAATAGCTTTGCTGTGGCAGCAGCCTTTGCGGCATTAAATGACCAAAAGTATATTGACAACTATGTCAAAGAAGTATTAAAAGCACGAGTGTGGATAAAAGACCAATTAACGTCTCATAATTATAGGCATCATATTAAGAGTGGTAATTACTTTTTGATCTGGCCAAAATCAAATGCAGCCAAAGTAGTATCATCTCTAAGAGATGAAAAAATATTGGTAAGAAGTATGCAGGGGAAGCAGCTCCTGGATGGATCCTTAAGAGTAAGTATTGGCACAACAGATCAAATGAAACAATTCTGGGAGACCTTTTTAAATAGTGATAGTCGTTAA
- a CDS encoding diacylglycerol kinase family protein encodes MTNPSNEDLAREKVTELTSHAKRPLRRDSWLIAKDLPASFQYAAQGIKYGFSSERNFRIHVAIACIVSFLSIWLELPVYNLAILVLTIASVLVLELLNTAIEAVVDLSIGRRFHPLARIAKDCSAAAVLIASISSVLVAVLLILPKLLDRLNF; translated from the coding sequence TTGACGAATCCCAGTAATGAAGATTTGGCAAGGGAAAAGGTCACAGAGTTGACTAGTCATGCCAAAAGACCCTTGAGAAGAGATTCGTGGCTCATAGCGAAAGATTTGCCTGCTAGTTTTCAATATGCCGCTCAAGGTATTAAGTATGGTTTTTCGAGTGAACGTAATTTTCGAATACATGTTGCTATTGCATGTATTGTTAGCTTCTTAAGCATTTGGCTTGAATTACCTGTTTATAATCTTGCGATACTTGTACTTACCATTGCATCTGTTTTAGTTTTAGAGCTACTAAATACGGCTATAGAAGCAGTGGTTGATCTTTCTATTGGTAGACGCTTTCATCCTTTAGCACGTATTGCAAAAGATTGTTCAGCTGCTGCTGTGCTCATTGCCTCCATTAGCTCAGTGCTTGTTGCTGTTCTTTTAATACTTCCTAAACTTTTAGATCGTTTAAATTTCTGA
- a CDS encoding anthranilate synthase component II yields the protein MLLVIDNYDSFTFNLVQYLGELALDHPIAQNIRVERNDALTISQVKSINPAAILLSPGPGDPNQSGVCLEILREIASQVPILGVCLGHQAIAQVFGGEIIQAKELMHGKTSKVFHNGEGVFLKMPNPFVATRYHSLIANQKNLPDCLEVTAWLKDGTIMGIRHRNYPCLHGVQFHPESVLTDSGHLLLSNFLASAESIRNHDF from the coding sequence ATGCTTTTAGTTATTGACAATTATGATAGCTTTACTTTCAATCTTGTTCAGTATTTAGGCGAGTTAGCTTTAGATCATCCAATAGCACAAAATATTCGAGTAGAACGTAATGATGCGCTAACTATTTCTCAAGTTAAAAGTATAAATCCAGCAGCTATCCTTTTATCACCAGGTCCTGGTGACCCTAATCAATCAGGTGTTTGCTTAGAAATTCTTAGAGAAATTGCTTCTCAAGTACCTATCCTTGGGGTTTGCTTAGGTCATCAAGCGATTGCACAGGTTTTTGGAGGTGAAATTATTCAAGCCAAAGAGCTTATGCATGGAAAGACATCTAAAGTTTTTCATAATGGTGAAGGAGTATTTTTAAAAATGCCTAATCCTTTTGTTGCAACTAGGTATCACAGCTTGATAGCCAATCAAAAAAATCTACCTGATTGCCTGGAGGTCACAGCATGGCTAAAAGATGGGACAATTATGGGGATTCGTCACAGGAATTACCCTTGCCTTCACGGAGTTCAATTTCATCCGGAAAGTGTCCTCACTGACTCTGGTCATTTATTACTTAGCAATTTTTTAGCTTCAGCAGAATCAATAAGAAATCATGATTTTTAA
- the argS gene encoding arginine--tRNA ligase, translating to MNSIYRTLESQITTAVTLAFPVLTTDAQRKGEYFNPQLVPASKPEFGDFQINGALPLAKIIKQSPREIAEAIIKQLEKDDDFKKICIAPKIAGPGFINLTLTNNCLESEIRSRLKDSRLGIPLVNAQDGAEKPKPVVVDFSSPNIAKEMHVGHLRSTIIGDCIARILEFRGYSVLRLNHVGDWGTQFGMLITYLKLVAPEALEKANTIDLGDLVVFYKKAKERFDEDKDFQLSSREEVVKLQSGDQKSLLAWQLLCSQSRNEFQKIYDRLDVSLTERGESFYNSYLKDVVEDLRKENLLVTDNGAECVFLEGITGKGGKPLPIIVRKSDGGFNYATTDLAAIRYRLKELPKGDGAGRIIYVTDAGQSNHFSGVFQVARRANWLPKHCRVEHVPFGLVQGEDGKKLKTRSGTTVRLKDLLDEAVKRAKGDLERRLREEGRHESEEFIEKVSRTIGIAAVKYADLSQNRITNYQFNFDRMLALQGNTAPYLLYACVRIRGINRKGGSFNNLEGKLVFHEPQEWSLIRELLKFDEVILDFEKDLLPNRLCNYLFELSQVFNRFYDQIPVLKAKEPSRSSRLMLCRLTADTLKLGLSLLGIPSLERM from the coding sequence ATGAATAGTATTTACAGAACTCTAGAAAGCCAAATTACAACTGCAGTTACGCTTGCCTTTCCTGTATTAACAACTGATGCTCAGAGGAAAGGGGAGTACTTCAACCCTCAATTAGTTCCAGCATCAAAACCAGAGTTTGGTGACTTTCAAATCAATGGTGCTTTACCACTAGCAAAAATAATAAAACAATCACCAAGAGAAATTGCGGAAGCAATTATAAAACAATTAGAAAAAGACGATGATTTCAAAAAAATATGTATCGCCCCCAAAATCGCTGGTCCAGGCTTTATAAATTTAACCCTTACCAATAACTGTCTTGAGTCTGAAATTAGATCACGACTCAAAGATAGTCGTCTTGGTATCCCACTGGTAAATGCACAAGATGGTGCAGAAAAGCCAAAGCCTGTAGTAGTTGATTTCTCAAGTCCCAACATTGCTAAGGAGATGCATGTTGGTCATTTAAGATCAACAATTATAGGTGACTGTATTGCTCGTATTTTGGAATTCAGAGGGTACTCTGTCCTTCGTCTTAACCATGTTGGTGATTGGGGTACTCAATTCGGAATGTTAATTACATATCTAAAACTGGTAGCACCCGAAGCATTAGAAAAAGCTAATACTATTGATCTTGGAGACTTGGTAGTATTTTATAAAAAAGCAAAAGAACGTTTTGATGAAGACAAAGACTTTCAATTATCATCTCGAGAAGAAGTAGTTAAATTACAAAGCGGAGATCAAAAGAGTTTGCTTGCTTGGCAACTACTATGTAGTCAATCACGTAATGAATTTCAAAAAATCTATGATAGGCTTGATGTTTCTCTTACTGAACGAGGAGAATCTTTTTATAATTCCTATCTAAAAGATGTTGTTGAGGATCTAAGAAAAGAAAATTTGTTAGTGACTGATAATGGTGCAGAATGCGTTTTTCTGGAGGGAATAACTGGGAAAGGAGGTAAACCTTTACCAATAATTGTGCGAAAAAGCGATGGGGGGTTCAACTATGCCACAACTGATCTTGCTGCAATTAGATATAGACTAAAAGAGTTGCCAAAAGGAGATGGAGCAGGTCGAATAATTTATGTGACTGATGCAGGCCAATCAAATCATTTTTCCGGTGTTTTTCAAGTTGCACGTCGTGCTAATTGGCTCCCTAAACATTGTCGTGTTGAACATGTTCCTTTTGGTTTAGTGCAAGGTGAAGATGGTAAGAAATTAAAAACACGTTCTGGTACAACTGTACGTCTAAAAGACCTTTTAGATGAAGCAGTTAAACGAGCTAAAGGTGATTTAGAAAGACGTCTTAGAGAAGAAGGTCGTCATGAAAGTGAGGAATTCATTGAAAAAGTTTCAAGAACCATTGGCATAGCTGCTGTGAAATATGCAGATCTAAGTCAAAATAGAATCACTAATTACCAATTTAATTTTGACAGAATGCTTGCTTTGCAAGGGAATACCGCACCTTATTTGTTATATGCTTGCGTACGTATAAGAGGAATTAATCGCAAAGGAGGAAGTTTTAATAACTTAGAAGGAAAGCTTGTGTTCCATGAGCCCCAAGAATGGAGTTTAATACGAGAGCTATTAAAGTTTGACGAGGTAATTCTAGATTTCGAAAAAGACTTACTCCCTAATCGTCTATGTAACTATCTTTTTGAATTAAGTCAGGTTTTTAATAGATTTTATGATCAAATTCCTGTATTAAAAGCTAAAGAGCCATCAAGGTCTTCTCGTTTAATGCTATGTAGGCTTACAGCTGATACTCTCAAGCTAGGTTTAAGCCTTTTAGGAATACCAAGTTTAGAAAGAATGTAA
- the mnmE gene encoding tRNA uridine-5-carboxymethylaminomethyl(34) synthesis GTPase MnmE, protein MIMCLPTEDTIAAIASAVSPGEGGIAVIRISGKFSQKICKQIVYIPGNQVWSSHRVVYGHVIDQVTKKQIDEVLILIMESPRSFTREDVVEIHCHGGLISVHRIMEQILSQPNVRRAFPGEFSQRAVLNGRLDLTQAEAIDDLISAKSQKAADLALAGLNGHLNKEINLYREKLLDQLSEIEARIDFEEDLPPLNKEEVIANIVQIKDALQKLIRDARQGCYFRNGLKVTLIGLPNVGKSSILNLLSKQEKAIVTSIPGTTRDLLESEIILDGIPITLVDTAGIRNTNDEIEIVGIERSQKALLTSDIVILVFDLSVGWSKESEELSNQIPEHIPKLIVGNKADISVTSEIINPDIIFSALTGKGKNDLIQSLLSLCGVNKTHDIEIALNERQLDLVTSTANCLNKTLEVANQDLPWDFWTIDLREAIQRLGELTGHELSEALLDKIFSRFCIGK, encoded by the coding sequence ATGATCATGTGTTTACCAACTGAAGATACTATCGCAGCAATTGCATCTGCTGTATCTCCAGGAGAAGGAGGAATTGCTGTTATTCGAATCTCTGGAAAATTCTCCCAGAAAATTTGCAAACAAATAGTTTATATACCAGGCAACCAAGTCTGGAGCAGCCATCGCGTTGTCTATGGTCATGTAATCGATCAAGTAACTAAGAAGCAAATTGATGAGGTTCTAATATTGATTATGGAGTCCCCTAGAAGCTTTACTAGAGAAGATGTTGTAGAGATTCATTGTCATGGCGGATTGATTTCAGTTCACAGAATTATGGAACAAATCCTTTCTCAGCCAAATGTCAGAAGAGCTTTCCCTGGAGAGTTTAGTCAAAGGGCTGTGTTAAATGGTCGTCTCGATTTAACACAAGCTGAAGCAATTGATGATCTCATCAGTGCTAAGAGTCAAAAAGCGGCTGATCTTGCCCTTGCAGGGCTCAATGGTCATTTAAATAAAGAAATCAATTTGTACAGAGAAAAGCTATTAGATCAATTAAGTGAAATCGAAGCACGCATTGATTTCGAAGAAGACCTGCCTCCTCTGAACAAAGAAGAAGTAATAGCTAACATTGTCCAAATAAAAGATGCATTACAAAAACTAATAAGAGATGCTAGGCAAGGTTGTTATTTCCGCAATGGTTTAAAAGTTACCTTAATTGGATTACCGAATGTTGGAAAAAGTTCTATCTTAAATCTGCTGAGTAAGCAAGAAAAAGCAATCGTAACCTCTATTCCTGGCACAACACGAGATCTCTTAGAGAGTGAGATTATTTTAGATGGTATTCCTATTACACTCGTAGATACAGCAGGCATACGCAATACAAACGACGAAATAGAGATAGTCGGTATTGAAAGAAGTCAAAAAGCTTTACTCACCTCTGATATAGTTATATTGGTTTTTGACTTAAGCGTTGGCTGGAGCAAAGAATCAGAAGAATTGTCTAATCAAATTCCTGAACATATCCCAAAACTTATCGTAGGCAATAAAGCCGATATCTCGGTTACATCTGAGATAATCAATCCAGATATAATTTTTAGTGCTTTAACTGGCAAAGGAAAAAATGATTTAATTCAATCTTTATTATCACTTTGCGGAGTCAACAAAACTCATGATATTGAAATTGCATTAAATGAAAGGCAATTAGATCTAGTCACATCCACAGCTAACTGCCTCAATAAGACTCTAGAAGTTGCAAATCAAGACTTGCCATGGGATTTTTGGACTATTGACTTACGTGAGGCAATCCAAAGGTTAGGAGAACTAACAGGACATGAACTATCAGAGGCGTTACTAGATAAAATCTTCTCAAGATTTTGTATTGGTAAATAA
- a CDS encoding MBL fold metallo-hydrolase, translating to MIFNHFLSGSIFKKTFLGIVLTFTAIAPVKADRIRITSYGHSALLIKGGGYSVLLNPFKTVGCAEGLKKLNNLQADVVLASSELADEGNRNVKGIFFSEPGSYRVRDLKIEGVQAPHDRFGGRRYGFTTAWQWVQDGTNFIHLGGSVTPLKLQQKLLFGRPDVLVIAVGGGSKVYSGKEAAAVVQYLKPKIVIPVQYARGKNLKNCDLTGIEPFLNALKDVQVKEVGRSFTLKSKIPDSLTVHLMP from the coding sequence ATGATTTTTAATCACTTTCTCTCAGGATCAATATTTAAGAAGACTTTTCTTGGGATTGTTCTCACTTTTACAGCGATTGCACCGGTTAAAGCGGATCGTATTCGTATTACTAGTTATGGTCATAGCGCTCTCTTAATTAAAGGAGGTGGCTATTCAGTTTTGTTAAACCCTTTTAAGACAGTTGGTTGCGCTGAGGGATTGAAGAAACTAAATAACTTGCAAGCAGACGTAGTGCTTGCAAGTTCAGAATTGGCTGATGAAGGGAATAGAAATGTGAAAGGAATTTTCTTTTCCGAACCAGGGTCCTATAGAGTTCGTGATTTAAAAATAGAAGGAGTTCAAGCCCCTCATGACCGCTTTGGAGGCAGGAGGTATGGCTTTACTACTGCCTGGCAATGGGTTCAAGATGGAACTAATTTCATACACCTTGGTGGGAGTGTGACTCCACTAAAACTGCAGCAAAAATTACTTTTTGGGAGACCAGATGTTTTAGTAATCGCAGTTGGTGGAGGCTCTAAGGTTTATTCCGGCAAAGAGGCTGCAGCAGTAGTTCAGTATCTGAAGCCTAAGATTGTGATACCTGTGCAATATGCAAGAGGCAAAAACCTAAAAAATTGTGATTTAACGGGGATTGAGCCGTTTTTAAATGCTCTTAAGGATGTTCAAGTTAAAGAGGTTGGAAGAAGCTTTACTCTGAAAAGCAAGATACCTGATTCACTAACAGTTCATTTAATGCCTTAA